In Spirochaetales bacterium, a single genomic region encodes these proteins:
- a CDS encoding DUF3450 family protein codes for MISIENRSNNKKKTFILVIIIFGAVFLLGQTTDSALENLAAEIASKRAEVEALSAKLENKKADYNERLRSLSIQHADMEARIKRENLRLAQYERELNEYRKSNSEAGGSQDFLKQLAGRVLLRIRAYINESLPFQKEERISEIDTFENLLVGGNLDEAAILARLWNFVESEFRLATESGIYRQVIERGEETFLAEVIRLGFVFLYYRTRDNEYGYAVKEGGAWKFTSVRNEEEKDQIDRLYDALRKNIREGRFTIPYPGKDL; via the coding sequence ATGATTTCCATTGAAAACCGTAGCAACAACAAAAAAAAGACTTTTATACTCGTCATTATTATTTTCGGGGCCGTGTTTCTTTTAGGCCAGACAACCGACAGCGCCCTTGAAAATCTTGCCGCCGAAATCGCTTCAAAACGGGCTGAAGTGGAAGCGCTTTCGGCGAAGCTTGAAAACAAAAAAGCGGATTATAATGAACGACTCAGATCCCTCTCGATACAACACGCGGATATGGAAGCCAGGATAAAACGTGAAAATTTACGGCTTGCGCAATACGAACGGGAACTTAATGAATACAGAAAAAGCAATTCCGAAGCAGGCGGGTCGCAGGATTTTCTCAAACAGCTCGCCGGTCGTGTTCTTTTGAGAATACGGGCTTATATAAATGAAAGCCTCCCCTTTCAGAAGGAGGAAAGGATTTCCGAGATCGATACGTTTGAAAACCTGCTTGTAGGCGGAAATCTCGACGAGGCGGCAATTTTGGCCCGTCTGTGGAATTTCGTCGAATCCGAGTTTCGCCTTGCCACCGAAAGCGGGATTTACCGCCAGGTGATCGAACGGGGGGAGGAAACATTTCTTGCGGAAGTGATCAGATTGGGATTCGTATTTCTTTACTACAGGACCCGGGATAATGAATACGGCTATGCGGTAAAGGAGGGCGGCGCTTGGAAGTTTACATCGGTACGGAATGAGGAAGAAAAAGACCAGATCGATCGATTGTATGACGCCCTCAGGAA